The Legionella cincinnatiensis genome includes a region encoding these proteins:
- a CDS encoding M2 family metallopeptidase has product MKYYYIIILVSSSLLLSCPNSWSNPNTDAAEAQKFIDNYTKQYVKLYASAKNARWQSNIEIKPNDFTNSMIAQKAEKALAIFIGSKENIKSARKYLNPQYKLTKIQVKQLELILYSAANSPQEVAALVEKRIQAEVEQIYKLYGYQYILDGKKIGINNIDYILKKESNLNKRLSAWEASKQVGPTLKAGLINLRNLRNQTVQVLGYPDFFAYQVNSYHMSTAEMMQTMERFMRELYPLYRELHTWMRYELAKRYGVNTVPEYLPAHWLPNRWGQDWSSILKEKSINIDSILKNKSPDWIMKSAESLYVSLGYPKLPVTFWKKSNLYPYPSNSSIKKNNHASAWHIDLDQDIRIIMSLESNAKSFRTAHHELGHIYYYLTYTNKDVPPLLRKGANRAFHEAIGTMMGLAAKKKPYLVERGLIDNSIEIDNMHTLLKEALNSVVFIFFSAGTMSHFEKAMYVDNLSADQFNAKWWELVKKYQGIEPPFIRGEEYCDAATKTHINNDPAQYYDYALSYALLYQLHNHIAKNILHQDPHATNYFGQKAIGDFLMHIMRYGASKDWRQVLKESTGDELSAKAMLEYFQPLVDWLHEQNKGRNYSLPEIME; this is encoded by the coding sequence ATGAAATATTATTATATAATAATACTGGTTTCATCCTCTCTACTTTTATCTTGCCCTAATAGTTGGAGTAACCCCAATACCGACGCGGCAGAGGCACAAAAATTTATTGATAACTACACCAAACAGTATGTAAAACTTTATGCAAGTGCTAAAAATGCACGATGGCAATCAAACATTGAGATAAAGCCGAATGATTTTACTAATTCGATGATTGCGCAGAAAGCGGAGAAAGCTCTCGCTATATTTATCGGTAGTAAAGAAAACATTAAGAGCGCCCGCAAATACCTCAACCCCCAATATAAGCTAACAAAGATACAAGTAAAGCAATTGGAGCTAATTCTCTATTCTGCTGCTAATAGTCCTCAAGAGGTAGCAGCCCTTGTGGAAAAAAGAATACAAGCTGAGGTCGAGCAAATATATAAGCTATATGGATATCAATATATACTGGATGGCAAGAAAATAGGTATTAATAACATAGATTATATTCTTAAAAAAGAATCCAACCTCAATAAACGTCTGTCAGCATGGGAAGCAAGTAAACAAGTTGGACCTACTCTCAAAGCCGGGCTTATCAATTTACGCAACTTAAGAAATCAAACAGTACAGGTGCTAGGGTACCCTGATTTTTTCGCCTATCAGGTAAACAGTTACCATATGAGCACTGCTGAAATGATGCAGACCATGGAGCGTTTCATGAGGGAACTTTATCCTCTATACCGTGAACTGCATACCTGGATGCGTTATGAACTAGCCAAGAGATATGGTGTGAACACTGTGCCTGAATATCTACCCGCACACTGGCTACCAAACCGCTGGGGGCAGGACTGGAGTTCTATATTGAAGGAAAAAAGCATTAATATTGATAGTATCCTTAAAAACAAATCCCCTGATTGGATTATGAAATCAGCAGAGAGTCTGTATGTAAGCCTTGGTTATCCCAAACTGCCGGTAACGTTTTGGAAAAAGTCAAATCTTTATCCCTATCCTTCCAATTCATCCATTAAAAAGAATAACCACGCATCTGCCTGGCACATTGACCTTGATCAAGATATACGCATCATAATGAGTTTGGAGTCTAACGCTAAGTCGTTCAGGACCGCTCACCATGAATTAGGTCATATCTATTACTACCTCACTTATACTAATAAAGATGTTCCACCACTGTTACGGAAAGGCGCTAACCGCGCCTTTCATGAAGCTATTGGCACCATGATGGGGCTTGCTGCCAAGAAGAAGCCTTATCTGGTGGAGCGTGGTTTGATCGATAATTCCATAGAAATAGATAATATGCATACTCTTCTTAAAGAAGCGCTCAACTCCGTAGTGTTTATTTTTTTCTCTGCGGGCACGATGAGCCATTTTGAAAAAGCCATGTATGTTGATAACTTATCTGCGGACCAGTTCAACGCAAAGTGGTGGGAGCTGGTTAAGAAATACCAAGGAATTGAGCCGCCATTTATTAGAGGTGAAGAATATTGCGATGCAGCCACTAAAACACATATCAACAACGATCCTGCTCAATATTATGATTATGCATTGTCTTATGCTCTCTTATATCAGCTGCACAACCATATAGCCAAGAATATACTGCACCAAGACCCTCATGCTACCAACTACTTTGGTCAGAAAGCTATAGGAGATTTTCTAATGCATATTATGCGCTATGGAGCTTCTAAGGACTGGAGGCAAGTACTCAAAGAATCAACCGGAGATGAGCTGAGTGCCAAAGCAATGTTAGAATACTTTCAACCACTAGTTGACTGGCTGCATGAACAGAATAAAGGAAGGAACTATAGCCTTCCGGAAATTATGGAATAA